The following is a genomic window from Candidatus Methanoperedens sp..
AATAATGGGAATGGGACCGGTTTGCGCAACCAGGAAAGTCCTTGAGCGCGCGGATCTGAAACTGGATGATATTGATCTTATAGAAGTGAATGAAGCATTTGCAGCCCAGTCGGTTGCCGTCAGCAAAGAATTGGGATGGGATATGGACAGGGTAAATGTTAACGGGGGCGCCATAGCCCTCGGGCATCCAATAGGTGCGAGCGGAGCCAGGATACTGGTCACATTGATCCATGAATTGATAAGAAGAGATAGCACTTACGGACTTGCCACACTCTGTATCGGGGGTGGGCAGGGTATTGCAGTAGTAATTGGGAGGTAGATAGAAATGGAAAACAATAGGAATGGAGCGCGTCTGAAAGGCAAAGTAGCCCTGGTAACCGGGGGCTCAAGAGGTATTGGCATGGCGATAGCAATGAGGATGGCGGAGGAAGGCGCGGATGTTGCCATAAATTACCAGAATACCAGAGAGCATGCAGAGAACGTATCTAAACTGGTAGACCACATAGGCACGATCGATGAAATCGGGAAATTATCGGTGATAATAGATCGTATGGATACCAAGGAGCACGCAAAGGAGGCATCGAAACTGGTGGAATCAATGGGCTGCCACTCATGTATCGTTCAGGCGAACGTGAGCGATATCGAGCAGGTGAACAAAATGAAAGACGAGGTGCTCAAAAAATTCGGCAAAATAGATATTCTGGTCAATAACGCAGGAATCACCAGGGATAAATCGTTCGTCAAAATGACCCCGGAAATGTGGTCAGAAGTAATATCTGTGAACCTGAATGGGGCGTTCAACTGCACCAAAGCCGTAATAGACGATATGCTGGAACGAAAATACGGGCGCATAATCAATATCTCCTCTGTCATAGGGAGGATGGGCAATTTCGGACAGGCGAACTATGCAGCATCGAAAGCGGGAATGATCGGCCTTACACAGACGCTTGCAAAAGAATTCGCAGGTAAAGGCATAACGGTCAATGCGATAGCACCAGGATTCATTGAAACCGATATGGTGAG
Proteins encoded in this region:
- a CDS encoding beta-ketoacyl-ACP reductase; the protein is MENNRNGARLKGKVALVTGGSRGIGMAIAMRMAEEGADVAINYQNTREHAENVSKLVDHIGTIDEIGKLSVIIDRMDTKEHAKEASKLVESMGCHSCIVQANVSDIEQVNKMKDEVLKKFGKIDILVNNAGITRDKSFVKMTPEMWSEVISVNLNGAFNCTKAVIDDMLERKYGRIINISSVIGRMGNFGQANYAASKAGMIGLTQTLAKEFAGKGITVNAIAPGFIETDMVRSVPKEAMEKILAKIPLGRLGKPAEVAAAVAYLVSPEGEYITGQVLDINGGLYI